In Poecilia reticulata strain Guanapo linkage group LG11, Guppy_female_1.0+MT, whole genome shotgun sequence, the genomic stretch GGGATACAACAATTAATTTGCCTCCGATTACCACTCTAAGTTATTTTAGAGATAAAATTCAAACAACTGGCAAGACGAATATTTCCTTTCCAGTAACTTTACAATTAAACAGTCATCTTGAGAACTCAACCTGGTGCAAAGCTATTTATATTCTTACTTATAGttagttatttgattgttttgttaacATGTTTGCTACTCATATATACCATATGGTGTTGCTATTACCTCAACTAGCTATGCAGCATGTTAATACAGAAACAATACAGTAAGTACTCTACACAGTAAACAGTGTGTGGGGCCTAATTAATGATCTGTGCAGAAATTGTTAGCTGccctttaaatgtttgcttgttgTTGTAATATCCCTGGGATCATGTTTCATGCGCAGGCATGGCAGGGCTAACTTGTTTGACTGGAGCCATTGTGTCATTGTTGACAGCTGTCGCAATGATGCGGCAGTTTTGCATGTCATTCCAGTCTATTCTGATTCTCATCACAAATtattttccagtgttttttgCTACCAACTTATGTGGCAACCTATTAAGGGTTTTGCTGCAGCCatagataataaaaacacaatgcaagCAAGTAGttgtattttgtttacattcgTCAGACTTAGCAATACTCTGTTCTGTATTTAGAGGATATCTGTGACGTCTCAAAATAATGTACACAGAAGTTCGGATTTGTCTTTTAGGAGAGTTTGTAAAGGTAAAGGTATTAAACATCtattaagcaataaaatattgtcatgaTAGAttgtaaacaatatttaaaatgaatttgattGACCTAAAAATCTTGCTAGAAAATTAACTGTGATGAAACAGAGTTTACACAAATTAGTTTGTACTAGTAAGAATGTttgaatcagcaggtcagacctCAAAGGAAGTTGAATATCAGTATCAGTTAGTAGGTGTTTGATGCATCCACTAGATATCTGTGACCTTAAttcaaattcatcttttaaaatgaaaacggTCCCTGCTATTTTTTCCTAAAtacaaaatatctaaaaagtTTCTACTGTTTCAAATCTGTGATAAACAGAGAAAGTGATCTTTTTGCTTGGATGTGTGAGGGAAACATCCTCACCTTTCCACTCCTCCTTCCTTTCAGCAGGTAAAGTGCAGAAATCTTCACCTAAAAGCCACTAGCTGCTGCCTTCCTTATGAGGGAGACACCTCTGCCACGGGCTACAGGGCAGcgccagcagcaggaagaggattCCACCCACAATGAGAACAGCGCCTGCACAGCCGATACATGACACGGACCAGGAGAGCTCATGGTGGAGAGGAACCGTGTGGTCACTGGCCAAGAAAGATAGGACAGACTGGTGGAAAACCAACAGAGTCATGAGCACCAGAACTCCTGTAGGAGGCAAAGAGAAGAACGAGATATGAGAAAAAAAcgtattttctaaaaaataacatttagtttaataattcatataaacTCGACTAGTCTGTGGCTACCTTTACTGACCTGACAGGATAAAACATATGGATGCTGGCTTCAGAAAGAAGAGAATCTCCTTACTGAGAGCCATGGTGATGCAGATGGCCCCCATCACCATCAGGAAAAGGCTGAAAAGGGCCAGCATTGCTGCAGCCACATTCAAATCTGATCACAGGAAGAGGAATACACCATTAAAGCATAACAAATCAGCTATCCCTACCATATTTATCAAAATTACTACATGGAGGCCAACAGAGCGAGAGGGATGGGGCACCAATGTGATTTATATGTACGTCTGTCTTTCTTTGTTCAGTCTATGGCACTGTGTAATCTTAATACATTATGAAACTGCCAGAGAAAATGAGAGGTTAGACAGCAGCGCAGAGACACTCAAACAGTGTGGGTGGAATACATATTAAGCACTCAGAGTGCAGACAATAGCCAACCTGAAAGAGTGAGGCGAAGAGGTGAAGGAAAGCACATAAAACACAGAGCGATAAAGACGGGAACAGAGATGATGGAGAAGAAGACAATAGTAGCAAAGGAGGAGGGTCAAAGGTAAAAGAAGCAGGTATTTAGAGgtatgtgggaaaaaaacaatgaaaaagaagGATGTGGGTAGATGAGGTGGGACATTATGTGACTCACTCTTGTGTGTTGTCTTCTGAAACATGACAGTATTTTCCCCCGTGGTGAAAAATTTGAAGTAGGTGCAGTTGGATTCTGCAGCAGTAAAAGGAAGAACAGCTTACTGTAActgacatggacacagactctGGCCAGGTGACAAGCACTGGCGGCAGGCAATCTTGATCAACAGCTTATTGAAATTCAAGGAGCCACATCTCACATCTTCTCTCACATCCCACCCCTGtacaatttgattttaattgttctCCATCAACCATAATCAGCCATGAGCGTCAATGACGAGCTCAAGGTGACAACCTAAAGCTTCCTGTACAATTTGTATTCTGCTGTTCAGATGATGTGTTACAGCAATTAGTGTTTGGCAGTCAAATTGATTCTGACACCTCTATCTGTTCCCTCGCACATTTGCAAACACGActaagcaaacacacacacacacacacacatcactcTTAATTAGTCTGATGAAAGCCTCATCCTCAAAGTGTTCTGCTGTGCGTTTTTCATATCTCATCAGCCATCAGAGTTCCAGTGTCTGCTCCACGGTTGGGAAAATTCAAATCCCGACATCAAGTAAGATGAAGATGAAGCTACAACTTGCAGTGAAGATCAAAATTACATCTTTTACCTATGGTCATACTTATTATGGTTTTGGatcaacaataatttaaaaatctgttttctacCGAAGTGTGACAATTGTAGTTAGTTTACttaattaaaaagcagaaaagatgtacttttcataaagttttttattggtctgatgtaatattctaacaATAATATACATAATATCATATTTTATTACCTGGAGGTGGAAAATCGGCCCAATTAACAGAAAGAAAGGGTTTGAAAATCCTGTCCATGTGTAAATATTCTATATAATGTGCTTCACTTTGTGAATTGAGTTGCTGAAATGAATTACCTTTTGAATGATATTCAATAGGTCATGGAAAACGGATTGAGTGTTTAGTGCATCCCTAATGATCTTCTGggtgaaatataaaacagaaacctTTAAGGTGATTTGGGTCAGAGTAACTACATAATGGAAAAAAGTAATACAATataaaaagctgtgaaataGTAAAATTAGTTAACACTGATTTATTtgggagaaattaaaaaataattttgtgtgaTTGCATAActaaattttgattttaacatatataaaaaacttgaaggaaaaaaaaattatagaaactTTACAGAAATCAGTATGTCCATTATATCAGTTAATGAAACCATTAACAAAACGTTCTGTTTTCTAACTTGGAATGTTGGTTTTGTCTGATGTTTCCTATGTTCTCCATTAAACATCATTTTCATGGGACAAGAGTTAACAATTTCTGAATTGTTGACTGTAAAGAGAGCCTCGTCAGGAGCTCAAGTATTTTTGTACCTGTTATGGAAAAAGAGAGGATCATTTCAACTTGACATGGTTACAGTGACTCAGCCAGTTACTCAGCCAAACTATTCAGACAAATCGCTGTCACACTATGAGCCAGACGTGATTTGTCTAGGCCAGAAAGTCAGGTGCACCTCTCAGACAAGCTTACTCACTCCCTCAAGCTGAGCTGTCCATTGGGCTTCACAGTCGGCCAGTTGGCCTGTCAGTCATCTGCCTGAACCTCACTTCCTCAAACAGAACATGTAGCCATCAAAAATATCCCCATGAACCCATCCAAGTAGTCAGATATCTTTAAGTCACCTCCATGCAGCTCCGCAGGTCCACAGCTCTCACGTTCTGGGTCGATATCAGACACCCACAGGGTCTTAGTGCAGCCCTTCCACAGACCATAGTGAGCTGTCAGGcatgtctgtaaaaaaaaaaacagacaacacAAGACATAAAGCAGGGTCAGTCtctgttttgaaaaacaaaaataaataatagatttcagtttgttttttcctcttcctgatGCTGACCTCCTGTtacatgctttatttttttaacttttaaatcaaatgtcatggaagtgctgtttgatgttttacctgattgttataaaaattcttTGGGGGCGCCAGCTCCACCCAGAACTCTGTCCCGACTCCCAGGACTGTCAGGACGACACCAACTATGGCCACAAAAAATGCCAGCTTGATCTtatgagaaaaacacaataaataagaatgtatgtatttataaatggcttgaaattctctttttttacatCTCTTGTAGACATCTTTCAAGTGCCATCTCAGTTACAATATGTTCATGATATGGTGCACCTAAAAATGCCACCAcattattttggttgttttataattttgaaatattttcatgtataatttattttatatttttcaaaatgaactaattatattttgtttgctgttcAGCATGCTAATCTGCCTGCATTTATAATGTTTTCCTGAGGTTGGGATGGGAGCAGTAGTGGCGAAGCGGAACCTTTGTTTGGGGGCGTTGCTTCCAGGTTGGTTTTGGGGCGGACTTCCGGTTAGCCTCAAACGCAATCTAAAGGCAGCGCTTCGGTCGTCATTGCTGACTTCTATTTTATTATCCTGTAGGTCAGTACACGGTGAAAGCACACCAAGACTACTCTTTAAGATGTTTACCACTTATTTGACCAGAATATAGCACTGTGTTACGATTTTTGTGCACCGTTTTGCCAGAAGTTGCCTGTTTTATCAGGGGAAGCTAAATTTGGCAGTATGCTAGCCCGCGCTGGTAAAGTTCTGCGAGTGGGGAGACATGAGAAGGCCGTGATATCTTACTAACTCTAtgttttatgagttttattttgcttttgtttgaatAATATTCAGTTCTAGTTGCTTGTTGACTCATAAAGTAGTTCAGAGCATGAGCATAAAGTGAGCCCAGCCAACTTTAAAGGTAGAGAAAGTATTATTTGTTCATGAAGTGTTGGAATTGAggttaacccttgtgtgtgtgaggactgAGACAAATGTGGAGGACTGTgacaaatgatacaagttttacgtgtgtggggttggttggaccccatttctaaaccCAAGGGTTAAAGTTGAATGCCAAGTTAaattctgtatttgttttgtaagtcttgtaattttatttttgattggtATTAAGTTAAAATCAGTGTACGCTTTGATTATTATGCCAGTCAATAAAGAGCTACATGCAGTGAGGCTTTAAAACAGTTGATTTATCCTGTTTGACACACTATCGCGTGGTTGTCTTCATCCAACCATGCGATAGTGTGTCATTGCGCTATCTTCAAATTGATTGATTCTGGGTATACAATTTTggtgtatatatttatattctcaggAATGAATATAGTCTTCAGTTGTTGAATAAAACTTGTGCATTCTCTTTCAATCCAGCtaagaaatggcaaaaaaaaacacacaaaaaaacaatgctatTTCTATGCCTTTTACgctgaaaataacagaaaaggcCTCATGTCCATCACTCCTACATATATCACAACACCGCATCAGTTTGGTGCTTACTGTAGCCAAATCATGGCTTCCTTTCTAGTGCCTGAACGGTTCAGCCCTCTGACAATCATTGATATTCCTGATTGTAATTCATAGAATGAAGATTGAATAACCAAAAATGACCACACTGCCTTCTTTGGATGcaaaaaaatgattgaaaaccGAATAGGGTTGGTCAGCTGGACTCAACAAATCTGACTTTCCATGTCATTCTGAAGTCTGACTTTGATGATGACCTTCATTCTCATTTCTTTAAGCCTTATGGCAGGAGCTGCAATTAATTTAAGTGCAGAACATAATcacttacaaagtatttttgtgttttgcttgacATGCTTGATTCCATGATTGATTGTctacacaaaacagaaaatagtagcttgatttgacaaaaaattaaaagaaaatatactaaCAAGTCCAAGAAAGATAACTTTGCTAACATGGCACCCATATAattttttctgctgtaaataattttgtttcttagGCCTGATTACTTTGGTCATCCACTGGTTaacttattctgtttttttttttcatattttgctatGACCAAGAAAAAACCTAAAGTTGTAGacataaacagacaaaatcaaaataaaacctttgaaagATCTTGATAAAAAGTACAGTGACATTACAGTGTTTATCCACAAAGCCACAGTTGGGGGAAAAACCATTCAAACTTATTATTGAGACACTGCAAATAATCAACCAATAACACACAAACAGTATTGGTACATATTGGTGGCCTTATATAGTACTACAAGCACTATCACTACAGTTTGAAGCTGGTGTTTCAAAcagtattattgttttaatttaagaaaatttcAAACTACTGGAAAAATACATGAACACTATCCAAAGCCTCTCACCTTTCCCTCCTGGGCTTCACTCATGGCATGTCCAGCTGATGTTGTCCTGCGTCTCTTGTTCCCACCAAAGGTGCTGCGTCCACCCATTAAACTGGCCAGGCCCCCTGCGCCTTGAGCTGGTCCTCCTGGTGCAGCCATTCCACCTGCTCCTGCTGTTCCCGGGACCACGGTGCGGCCCTCCTCGtcagtcagaaaaaaagttgACCACATCTCGTTTAAAACAGAGCGCAGCCCCAGCTATAAATCTCAATCTCAGTCTGTTGGGTGGTTGAattgatttgtagttttttagggataaaaaaggaaatggatTGTTGACTCTCACTTTGTGATTgtccaggaaataaaaaaatgggggTAAGAATCTCTCTCTACAGATGCATATGACGCATAACATTGAGTCTTAGAATACAAAAGGTTCAGAAAAGATTAGTTTGAGGCAGGTCATGATGCAAAAATAGACTACAAAGGAGTTTTTAGGAGTGTTTCTGGTACTTGAGTACTGGTGGAGTGCAGAAAGGCTACTGGAAACAGGATTGGAAAAAGAGCAagggaaaatttaaaaatagagtCGAAGATTATGGTAAAATAGAAACATCAATATTAACAATGTTAGCTCATaactccccccacccccaagaCAAATATAgcatactgagattaaattacactgtGATTACATTAAATGTTAACAAGTAAGTtcattaaagtgaaggttgGGCTACTATACTGTCTGTAAAATTACAATGACActgacataaaaagaaaacattgcttGTAAATGTGCAGTcgacacaataaaatgttaaaaaatatttcaaatgcatCAAGGTGaagttaaaaagttttatgGGTGTGTAGTTTGCATTATactaattttattgtaattttggttGCAAATTCCTATAAATATTGATTCAATGTGCTAGGAGGTAAAGTTAAAACGGCAAATATaaacaatcttttaaaaaagcttCTCAGCTTATAACCTTCAATATATATTCTGAGACCATTTGTAAAATAGAAATCATTGTCAAGTCAAAGgcttttacattgtttttctgAGACTTTCTGAGTAACTGCTGCATGGATACGCTGAATCTGGGAAACTTCTTGCTGGTTCTGTAAGTGAAGCAGCTGTGCTGCTGCATTCCACACGGACGTAATGACAACAGACTAGACATGCAATCCCTTTTGTTGTTTGGAAGAACGAAACACATCCCCCAGGGAGACCACAATCCTTCACCGACACCGCAGCATCTGTCTTGTTAGCAACATAAAGAGCTGTAACAGCACAAGTTTTCAGAGGTGCTCTGAAAGCTCCATGTAAGTGTGACAATACGAAAAGCAACACATTATTTTAActgcacatttttcacaatgtgtaacatttctgaagaatTTGACAAACAATCAAtccttgcaaaaataattatcacaaaaataataatcacactgcttttgtcaattttttttcacatcacagcCTCATATTTCAGGGTgctttatttagtttctttataTGAAAGATCAACTCAGTAGCATAGGAGTGTAAAAGGAAACTAAAACTATCTGTGATTtgcaataatataataaaatctacAGGAGTTGTTTTCTTGACTATGTTTGATAAATGCAATCTTACTCTGGCCTAAATTCACAGTTGTGCCTCTTCATATTTGATTTGAACATAGTTCTGTAAAATGAGATtgaaatattgttaaataaactAACCCtgcatatttattcagttgTATTGATTGGTGTTCATGGTGTTCGTTcaccgaaaaaaaaaactaatgctTTCAAAGagcagctttatttatattgaGACTAACTGACACTGTGATTACCAATTAGGTTCCTTCTAAAGACAAAGTTTAcagtaaaaacatcaacatatttAGTAGCACcaggacaaaatatgaaaagttgaaaagttttaCACAATACTGTATCTGTCTTGTACTACTACAGTGtcgtttccctttttttccagCTTCTCAATGTCTAGCATCACACCAACATTAGCAAAGTGACACATGAAACCGCCTTCATTACACTACGGTACAAAAATTTAACAAagcaaaaagtattttcataCCACTGTCAAGAATTGAAGTCTTGCTCCTGGTTACTTCACCTCAAGATGATGTGTTGCCAGGCACAATAATTAATATGTAAGGAAGAATATCTAGACAGAAGTTCCACCAAACTACTAAACTGCAACCAAAACAACTgtgtgaaaatctaaaaaaaaagaaattgttgtCTCAACAATGCTTTAAATGTCAAGCCTAAAGACAAGCATAAGAGCAAATCATGCTACCAATATAGAAAGTATTTAAAACTCTGCAATAAACCAATctatgtctttatttaaaatattttactgggCATTTGAGTTCAAATCAACCTGGTAATTTTCCCcccatgtaaaacaaaaatgagtggTTCTATTTTCGGAATAGTTATTTATCATTGCATACTTTCTTAATTAGCACTAAAAATGCAACCAGCAATCCTTTGTCATAATGACAGTGATAAATACGCATCTCCTGGGTTTACGAATGCACAGCAGTAATCATCAACAACAccaaaaagtattcacacctttcATTGCAGCTTATTATAGACTGATGCAGGTGGTTTAGAGCATTAGAGTGTTGAAAAGAGTATTTGTACCAGCTAATCATATgtaagaataaaatattctcTCCATTCTTCTTAAAGCTGGTAATCGTGCTCCATATAAGGCATCCAGTAGGACAAATTGGAAAACCAAGAAAAAGCTCTCTGTAGGTTTAAGCAACCTCCAAAAACTGGATTAACAAATCCACGTGAAGGTCtcacaaacataaaaagctCCGTGGGGTTTTTGAACCACATCTCAGAGACTACAGACACTATTTGCAGGCAGCATTTGAAAACGATGATCAGCGGCTTTTTTCGCTCCAAGCCCTGCCCTCCCatacacacaaaacacatttgagaagctaaaaaaaacaccaccatGCCAAAGTTAGACccattacttttattttgtcacacttTAACACTTGCTGCAAGCGTGCCTCACAATATTCGCCGTCACTTCACAAATATCACAACAATGACATTAACGAGGTAGCTGACCTGTTTGCTGACctgctttttgtgtgtgtggttctgCTCGGAGTGACGGAGGGCGAGGTGAGGCGTGGAGCGGGAGTGACGGAGGGTGTGAAAGGGGTGGAGGTCAAAGTAGCTTGGTATTAAGTCTGAAGCAGGATAGGTTGGTGGGCTGGAGGGgttgaaaaataatacaagttaAATGCCACTGTGTGCGTATACACACTGGAAAAAGCGCGCTCTGTGGCAATTTCCATGTTGCGTGAGTGTATTTTCTGGTGCACATTTGCATATAGAGTTTCAAGAAGAAAATATATGTTTGTTGGTATTTGTTTGAGGAAGCGTATGCACATCCCTCTCTTTTAGCTAAAAGACTCAAACTGAATGCCTAAaatgtgtttgcgtgtgtgagGTACACAGCCACTCTGAAGCTTTTGTACGTCAATCCGTTTGTTTATTCTCACTACAACAGTTGTGCAGAatgatttttccatttttgaccattttaaatACACTTGAAATTGTATCAGATTGCACCCACTCAAACCCCGTCTCTGTAACTGTGTGTACATGCGTGCATGTGACTCCTCCATAGCTATTTTTGCCCCCCACCTGTTAATGACTGAAGCCGACTGAGGGAAAAAGGCCTGCAGCAGGGGGGTAGTGTCAGCTCAACCCTGGCTGATGGTCTTATGTCTGCAGTTCCCACTACCATTCTGGTGATTGAAGAGGCAATAGTAGAGTCAACACCTCGAAGACAAGTATCACAGCCGGTGGGATGTTGGTGGGCTCACATGGTCCGCTGTCAGGGTGTAGAAATCAGTTTCACCAGACAGTGAAAACCTGATACTCCTCTGCCTGCTGACACAGGCACAAGCACTCTGTCACGTTTGCTACAAGGGGCACCAAGATGTGTAAATGCTGATCTGTAAAGTATACACTTGGAGAATGATCAGGTTTAGGGTTGCTTTATACTGGATTTCTGTCCATAGCAAGGTACGAATCTTTTctaaatcgttttttttttccagtaagaAATGTCAGATACAATTATATAAACTCATTATTTCAACACCACATTTCTCTTGCAATGGTAAAAATTAAGTATGTTTACACTTATAGCTTACTTGGACTTTCTTCAAAAGAAAGATGTAACCCTATTGAAATTCTATaatttttcaaatcaaacacttcaaaacatatttttaacattttcctggAGCAAGACTGTTTACTGCGAACTAGCACACTGACATTTCTTGAACAAAACGGTGAGCAAAAAAGCACTCTTTCATTGTCATTTTACATTGCA encodes the following:
- the LOC103472851 gene encoding voltage-dependent calcium channel gamma-6 subunit-like produces the protein MWSTFFLTDEEGRTVVPGTAGAGGMAAPGGPAQGAGGLASLMGGRSTFGGNKRRRTTSAGHAMSEAQEGKIKLAFFVAIVGVVLTVLGVGTEFWVELAPPKNFYNNQTCLTAHYGLWKGCTKTLWVSDIDPERESCGPAELHGESNCTYFKFFTTGENTVMFQKTTHKNLNVAAAMLALFSLFLMVMGAICITMALSKEILFFLKPASICFILSGVLVLMTLLVFHQSVLSFLASDHTVPLHHELSWSVSCIGCAGAVLIVGGILFLLLALPCSPWQRCLPHKEGSS